The Sphingomonas carotinifaciens genomic sequence CGATCACGCCACGGGTATAGGCACCGTGTGCGCCGCCGCCCTGCAAAGCGAGGGCGACGCGCGGTTTCGAAGCGGCCTTGTCGGTCATGCTGCGGCTTCCTGGAGACGGAATTGGGTCACAAGCGGATACTCAGCCCGCCGACGCCGGCATGGTTGCGCAACCGGGTGGATACGGTGATGGCGCCGCTGTCGGCGATCACGCCCTGCACGCTGCCGCTGATCCGACCCGCCACCGCAGACGCATCGACCTGCGTGTAGCGATATTCGCCGAACAGCGAGAAACGACCGGACAGGGGTAACCGCAAACCGCCACCGGCCCGCAGCCCCCAATCGCCGGAAAGGTCGCTGTCGGTGATCAGATAGGCGGGCCCGGCAAACGCATAGGGCTGCACCCCTCTGTCCCGCGGCAGGCGCGCCATGGCAAGCAGCGCAAAGGTTGCCGTCGTCGGCACCCCGAGATGCGGCACGTCCACCGTGACATCGCGACCGGGGTCGATCACCACCCGTTCGCCGAAGACCGTCTCGTCAAAGCGTAGATTGGCCGTCGCGCGTACCGTCTGCTGCCGGATGTCGGGGTCGAGCGTGGAGGCATCCACCGCCACCCCGACCGCGCCGGACCAGAAGCCGACGCGCGCACCGAAGATCGTGGAGTTGCTGGGGTTCAGGCGTCGCACGTCGACCCGCAACTGCGCCGGCACGACGGTGTCGTTCACCCGCGCCTCGTTCGCGGTGATCGTCGCCGGCTGCGCCTCGGGCAGGGACCGACCGGCGAACACATCGACGAACATCTGTGCCTCTGCCGGTGCCGTAAACAGCAGCGCTGCGGCACCCAGGGCAATGCGATGCATCATATGGGGTCTCGTCCTCATCACAAACAATCGGGTACCAGCAGGATCGGCAGGCCCCCGGCCACCGTCGCGGCGCATCCCACCCACGCCAGCACCGCCGCCGCCCGGTCGGTCAGTGCCGGGCCGGGTTCGCGCCACCGGAGCGCCAATGCCAGCGTCGCCGCGACGCTGCCGATCCACGCCGCCAGCAGAACCACGCGGTGCAGGCTGGCGCCCATTACCGGCGTGGTTGCCCAGCCTGATGCACAGCCGATGCCGTGCAGCGCATACAACAGGCAGAACGCGATCGCCCATCCGATCAACCCGGCACTCATGCGCAGCAGCGCGATCATGCCAGCCATCCCGGGATCACCAGCAACATGGCGGCAAACGCACCTGCGCCCGCGGCATGGTCGCTCCACAGCGTCGCGATCCTGGGCTCGGCATCGCGCGCCGGCGAGTGGAAGCCTGCCCGGCTCCTGGCTCGGATGAACAGCCACATCAGCATGGCGACGCCGGCGTGGAAGATCCCGTATGCCGCCACCGCAGCGCTCGTCGCGGCATAGGCATGCGACGACGGCGACGGCATGCGCAGCGCGATCAGGGCCGCCAGGGCAAGCAGGATCGCCCCCTGCCCCGCTGCGGCCAGCGTCGCGCGCCGCACGCGTACCGCCAAGGTCGCCAGTGCTGCACCCAGTATCGCCAGAACGGGTTCGATCGTCGCCGCCTGGGTCAATTCCGGCGGCGGCCAGTTGGGCGCGACCGTCCACAGAAACGCGTAGCCAAACAGCAACGAGGCGAAGAGCGTCGCACTGGCCGACAGCGCAAAGATGCTGCCCCACCACCCCGTCGTGCCCTGTGCTTCGAAACTGGTCGGCAGGCGCAGGCCGTCACCGGCATCGATCGCCCCGATGTCCGCGCGCGAGCCATTGCTCCACGCCCAGCGCCAGACCAGCCATGCCGTCCCGATCAGGAAGAGCGGGGCGAACGGATATAATCCCGCGAGCATCAGCAGGAAAAACCCGCCCAGTGTCGCCGCCGTCGCAATCGGCAGCCAGCTGTTACCCGGCAGGATCGCGACATGCTCCGGGGTGCCCGTCGTCATGTCCACCGCCAGTGTCTCGCGCCGGCCGCTCTCGGCGCTCGCTAGCAGCCCATCGCCGCGCGCCAGCCGCACGGCAAGATCGGGCACGTCGTCGCGCGGCTCGCGGCTGGAGACCCGCGCCAGACTGGCAAAGTTGTAGGATGGCGCCGGGATCGGCATCGCCCATTCCAGCGTGTCCGCATTCCACGGATCCCGCCGCACGCGCTGCCCCAGCCGTGTTTTCAGCACGACATCGATCAGGAACAGCGCGAAGCCGAACGCCTGCACGAAACCACCGACCGAGGAGATCAGGTTGAGCGCCGTCCAGCCCATCTCTTCCGAATAGGTGTCGATCCGCCGCGGCATGCCCAGCAGCCCGGTCAGGTGCATTCCGAAAAAGGTCAGGTTGAACCCGACGAAGATCAGCCAGAACGCCGCCTCGCCAATCCGCATCACGCGGCCTCGTCCGGTAAAGTGCGGCAGCCAGTAATAGGCCGCCGCCAGCATCGGAAACACGAACCCGCCGACCAGCACATAATGCAGATGCGCCGTGACGAAGGCGGTATCATGGGCCTGTGTGTCGAACGGCACCACCGCCAGCATCACGCCGGTGAGGCCGCCCAGCACGAACACGATGAAGAAGCCGATCAGGTACAGCATCGGCAGCTTCATCTCCGGCCGGCCGTTCCACAACGTGCCGAGCCACGCAAAGATCTGAACCGCCGTCGGGATCGCGACCAGCGTCGAGGCGGCCGAAAAGAAGCCCAGTGCCATGTGCGGGATGCCGGTGGTGAACATGTGGTGCACCCACAGTCCGAAGCTGAGAAAGGCCAGCGCCAGTACCGCAGCGACGATCGCACCGTATCCGAGCAGCCGGGTCCGCGCCATCACCGGCAATATCGTCGACACCGCACCCGCCGCCGGCAGGAAGATGATATAGACTTCCGGATGGCCGAACAGCCAGAACAGGTGCTGCCACAACAGCGGATCGCCGCCCAGCGCAGCGGTGTAGAAGGGCCAGCCGAACGCCCGCTCCACCTCCAGCAGGATCGATCCCAGGATCAGCGGCGGAAAGCCGAAGATCATCATCCCCGCCGTCGCCAGCAGATACCAGGCAAGGATCGGCATCCGGTCCAGCCGCATGTCGCCGGCGCGCAGCTTCAGGATCGACACCGCGATCTCGATGGCCGCGCACATCGCCGACACCTCGACAAAGGTGATGCCGAGCAACCAGACGTCGGAATTGATCCCCGGCGTCCACTGCTTGCCCGACAAGGGCGGGTACAGGAACCAGCCCGCATCGGGCGCCACACCCGCCAGCATTGATCCGACGATGATGGTGCCGCCGAACAGATAGCACCACCAGCCAAGCGACGAGAGACGGGGAAAAGCCAGGTCGCGCGCGCCCAGCATCTTGGGCAGGATGTACATCGCCAGCCCCTCGAACATCGGGATGGCGAACAGGAACATCATGATGCTGCCGTGCATCGTGAATATCTGGTTGTAGACGGCCGGCCCCACGAACGCGCTGTTCGGCGTCGCCAGTTGCGCGCGGATCAGCATCGCCAGGACGCCGCCGATCGCAAAGAAGGTGAAGGCGGCGATGATGAAGCGCTTGCCGATATCGGAATGGTTCACCGAACGGAGCCAGCCCCGCCACCCCGGCTCGGTCCGCCAGATGGCGTCAAGCGTCCTGTGCAGCCGCAGCGCCCTCACCGTTCGCCTCCCATGTTCCCCGCCGTGCCGCCGCCGACCCACGCCGCCCAGCCGGCCGCATCATGGGCGATGACGGTGAAGCCGTGATCCTTGTGCCCGATCCCGCAATATTCGGCACATTCGCCCCGATAGGTACCTCGCCGGTCGGCGCGCACCCGCAGCACATTGGTGTGCCCCGGTATCGCATCCATCTTGCCTGCCAGACGCGGTATCCACAGGCTGTGGATAACATCGACGGAGGTGATCGCCAGATCGACCGGTCGGCCGGCAGGCATATGCAACACCCCCTCGCTCGCGCGTCCGGAGGTCGTCGTGAAGCGCCAGCCATAGCGGCGGGACTCCGCGGCGATCCGCACCGTGTCGGCGGCCGGGGTCGGCAACGTCGCCACCCCCGCCAACAGGGCGTAGATCAGCAGCGCGCCCAAAACCGCCACCGGCATCGCCAGCCCCAGTGCGCCGATCCACACCCCCGCTTTCGCTCTGCCGGGCGTCGCCCGCCGCCGGAAGGACAGTGCCAGCAACACGAAGACCAGCGCGGAGAGGATGCCCGCCCCCGCCAGCATCACCCACCATAGCCGCGCTATGCTGCCGGCATGCGGCCCCGCCGGGTCCAGCGTCGACAGCGGCGCCACCGTGCAACCCATCAGCATCAACGGCGTTGTCACGGCCATGGCCGTGAATTCGCCGCGGCGCTTTTGGGACACGGCATGAACGATGACACGCTGCACGGGGGCTTGGTCGACCCGATTACCGAGAAGCCGCATTTCAACCGCACGGATTCCAAGATCGCGGTCGCCGGGCACCCCATCCATGCGATGCTGGTCGCCTTTCCGATCGCGTTGACGAGCTGCACGCTGGGTGCGGACGTCCTTTATTGGTGGACGGGCGATGCGTTCTGGGCGCGTGCGGGATTGTGGGCGGCGGGCGCCGGCTTCCTGTTCGGCCTGCTGGCCGGTCTTTCGGGCACCGCCGAGCTGCTCCTCGTCCGCGGCATCCGCAGTCGCTCGGCCAGTTGGACGCATTTCGTGATCGCGGTCATGCTGCTGTCGATCATCGGTGCCAATTGGGGCTATCGCCTGACCGGCTATGAACAGGCCGTGCTGCCCTATGGCCTGCTCCTTTCGCTGTTCGCGGTCGGCTTTACGGGCTTCACCGGATGGCACGGCGGCAAGCTGGTGTTCGAATATCAAATCGGTGTCTCGTCGACCGGAAGTTGACGGTTCTGCGGCTTGGTCAGCCAGTCGGGCACGAGATCCGGCACGACGGGCTTGCCAAGCACCAGGAGCAGCACCGCGATCATCGTGGCAAAGCTGCCGGCGAGCAGCGGCACGGGCGACGGCGGCGTATAGCTGCCCCGCCGCTCGCTCATCAGCATCACGACATGCCCGGTCCAGCAGTGCAAGGCGACGAGCAGGCCGACCGCGACCAGCTTGGCGAACATCCACGGCACGAACACGCCGCGCAGATAGATCAGCGCCGTTCCCGCCGCGATCGCGATCACCGCCGCCGGCGTCACGATAAAGGCATAGCTGTCATGCGTCAGCAGGCGCAGCCGTGCGTAATCGGACTGCGCCTCTCCCGCCTCATGTTTGCCCAGCATCAGCGGCAGCGCGAACAGGCCGGCGCACCAGATCACCAGCGCCGCGATATGCACGAACTTGACGAAGCTGACCGCCAGGCCGGCGAACCCCGTCACGTTGGCACCCCCGGTGAAAGCCGATGCCAGCCACGCCGCCCCAGCCAGCCCGCTGCGACCGCATAGGGCAGCAGCCCGACCACCCACATCAACAGTCCGGCCAGTTGCTGATCGCCCAGTGGCCCCATGCCATAGGGCACGGTCGTGGCCAGGTGGCTCGCGTAAAGCGGCCGCGGCGCAAAACTCAGGATCGCGCCCAGCATGCCCATCTGCGCCGCGCCACCTGCGATACCGGCCGCCGCAACGGCCGGAGCGGCGACGAAAACCGCGCGCCAGAAGGCCCAAGCCCCGGCTAGCAAGGTCACCTGCATCGCCCAGTATAGGGCCTTGTCGGCTAGCGCGGCATCATACAGCGCAGGTACGTGCCACAACCAGAGCGACGCCGTTCCCGCCGCCAGTCCGGTCGCCATGCCGACACGCACGCGCCGTCCGGCCGCTGCCGCCAGCAGCGGCGCCGCCACACCGACGAGCAGGAGGTGATGCACGGCCCTCGCCGAGAACAACGCCACCGACAGGGCACATAAGGGCGAAACGAACGCAACGGCCAGTGCCGCCACGGCGCCCAGCAGATAACGCCGCTCCATCAGCGGCATGCTACGACCGAGCAGCATCAGCCCGATCAGCCCGGCGATCAAAACAGGATCAAAATTCCAATGCGCCAGCAACGTCCCGGGCAAGGGTGACGGCCCGCAATAGCTTCCATTCAGCACGACGCCCCCTGTTCGTTCCCTTGGCTACGCACAAAAGTCGTTTTGGTTGCATGCCGTGACAGCGATAAACCGCGCATCCCGTTCCACCCTGTTTTCAAATGGATGGCTGAAGCCGGCGGTGCAGGATCTTTCACGATGATCCACGATCGGTTGATGTCGCGGACCGGAAACGGCCAGGAAACATGCAGGCAATGAAACGGCAACGATCGTCGCGTCCGTCATCTTCCATCAGATCTATCGGAGCAAACCGCTACGACGCTGATAGTCCACAACAAATCAGCAGTTTGATCGATGAAATGCTGACGAACGAGCCCGAAGACGGGAACCCATCGCTACCCGGTCACCGTTTGCACCGCAACGATGCCCGCATATTCCGCGCCGCCGATACCGGACCAGGGTGCGTGACGCACCGGGCATCGACAAAAATGTTGGAGGTCCAGGACGATGAACGACACGAACGCCAAGGCCGGTCTTGGCCCCTCCGGGCAGAGCGACGCACACCGCGTCCTGATCGTAGGCGGTGGCGTCGCCGGATTGGACCTCGCCGGCACGCTGGCCGGGCACAAGGAACTGGACGTCGCGCTGATCGACCTCGCCACGGCCCATGTCTGGAAACCGATGCTGCACAGCATCGCGGCCGGCACGCATGACGTCGCCCGTGTCGGCGTGCCCTATCTGGCGCAGGCGCGCCAGCACGGCTTCCTTTATCATCCCGGCCGCGCCACCGCCGTCGATCTGGATGCGCGCTGCGTCACCGTCGACGCCTTCGACCGCGATGGCCTTACCCTGTTGCCCGAGCGTCATCTTCCCTATGACACGCTGGTTCTGGCGGTCGGCAGCGAGGCGAACGACTTCGGTGTTCCCGGGGTCGCCGATCATGCCCGCCACATCGATACGCTGCACGAAGCGGTGGCCTATCGCGACGCCACGGCCCCCCGGCTGGTGCAAGCGGCGCAGGCAGGCCGACCGCATCGTGTCGCGATCGTCGGCGGCGGCGCGACGGGTGTTCAGTTCGCCGCCGAACTGCTCCAGATCGCGGACACGGTGGATGATTTCGGCATCGACGGTGCCCGCGCCGCCATGCAGGTGACCTTGCTGGACAAGGGAGACAGGTTGCTGGTCGCCTTTCCGCCCCCCGTCTCCGCCGCGGCGCGTGAACGTCTGGAACAACTCGGCGTCACCGTTCGCCTGAATGTCGATGTCGCCCGTGCAGAGGCAGATGCGCTGATCCTGAAAAATGGCGAGGAAATCGCGGCCGACTTCATCGTGTGGGCGGCCGGCGTCCGCGCCTCGCCGCTCGCCGCGTCGCTCGACGCATTGGAGCGCGGCCCCGCCAGCCGCATCGTCATCGACGCCCACTGCCGCACCAGCCGACCGGAGGTATTCGCGCTAGGCGACTGCGCCGCACTCACCCCAAACGGGGCCGATACGCCGCTGCCGCCCACCGCACAGGTCGCCTTTCGTCAGGCGGTTTATCTCGGCCGGCATCTGCCCGCGATGATCGCCGGCCGCTCCGTTCCCGACTTCCGCTACCGCGATGCCGGTGCGCTGGTGTCGCTGGCCGACTATGACGCTTACGGCGCGCTCGGCGATTTCGGCTTCTTCAAGGGCGGTATCAAGAACGGCTTCTTCCGCGGTCGCCTCGCCCAGGCCGGTCATGCGCTGCTCTATCGCCGCCATCAGGCACGCCTCCATGGTGCGCCGCGCGCGGCCGGGCTGTGGTTATCGGATGTCGTCACCGCACGGACGCGCCCGATCGAAAAGCTGGAATGACCCGCCCGGCGCCGGAAAAATACCTCGCCCGCCAGCGCACCCCGCGATACGCTTGCCGTCATGACCATTGCCATCCTGCTTGCCGCCGCCGCGCAAACGTCCGCCGCCGATCCCACCGTCACGCTGCGTAACGCGCGCGGCATGGTCGTCCGCGTGATCCCGCAAGGTGCGATCATCACCGCGATCGAGGTACCCGACCGCAATGGGCGCATGGCAAACGTCGTGCTCGGCTATCCGACCCCGGCCGACTACCGGACCAAGGTGCGCAAGAACGGCTTCGGCGCGACCATCGGCCGCTATGCCGGGCGCATCGACAACGCACGCTTTCCGCTGGATGGCCGCACGATACAGCTAACGGCGAACGACGGCGTGAACGCCCTCCACGGCGGCGGCGACCAGGGCTTCGATACCGTCGACTGGACGGTGACGCGCGCGGCCGGCAAACAGGACCGCGCCACCTTCACGCTGGTCAGCCCCGATGGCTTTCAGGGGTTTCCGGGGCAGGTCACGGTCACCCTCACCTATCATGTCCTGGCGGATAACACGCTGCGCATGGATTATACCGCGCGCACCACCAGGCCCACGGTCATCAACCTTACCAACCACAGCTATTACAATCTGGCTGGCGAGGGTAGCGGATCGGTGCGCGGCCAGCGGCTTCAACTGAACGCCACGCGCTATGTCGCGGCCGACGCGGCCGGCATCCCGACCGGCGCGCTGCCGCCTGTGGCGGGTACTCCGCTGGATTTCCGCTGCGCCCGCGCCATCGGCGACGATCTGGACAGCACGACCCCGCCGATGAACGGTCGCGGCTACAATCATGCCTGGCTGTTCGACAAGCCGGCGGGCAAGCTCGCGCCCGTCGCCCGCCTTTCCGATCCCGTCTCCGGCCGGACGATGACGGTCGCCACCACCGAGCCCTCGGTACAGGCCTATACCGGCGGCTATATCGACGGGCAGGACGCCGGCCCCAGCGGTCACGTCTATCAACCCGGCGACGGCATCGCGCTGGAGATGCAGCATATCTCGGACTCGCCAAATCATCCGGCCTTTCCGTCCACCCTGCTCACCCCCGCCCGCCCCTATCGGCAGACGACGACCCTCCACTTCGGCGTGACCGATGGGAAGGACGACGCCTGCAAATGAGGGCTCAATGCGCCGCGGACGTGTCCACTGCCTTGGGCGGCCGCGGCGCCAGCCAGATGATCGTCGCCGACAGGAAGAAGATCACCGCCGCCACTGCGAACAGGTGGTTGGTCGCGAGCGCAAAGCTCTCCTGATCCACCAGCCGCTCGATCATCCCGCGCCCCTGCTCGGCAGAAAGACCCGACTGCGCCGCCCTGGCGATCACCTGATCGGGTCCGTTCAATATGCCGGCCAGTTCCGCCCGGCTGGCCTGCGCGTCGTTCTGCCACAATGTCGCACCGATCGAGGTGCCGATCGCGGCGGCCAGCGTGCGCAGGAAGCTCATCAGCCCTGCCGCCGATGCAGTCTCCTCCGGATCGACCGCGCCCAGCGCGATGATCGTCAGCGGCACGAAGAAGAACGGCATGCCCAGCCCCTGCACGAACTGCGGCGCCGCCAGGATCCAGAAATCCGCCCCGCTGAACCAGAAGGTGCGCAGGGTCGAGGTCACCCCCAGCCAGAAGATGCCGAAGCATACCAGCGCACGGGGATCGTACTTGTTGGTCAGCTTCGCCACGATCGGCGAGAAGATCACCGCCAGCACGCCGTTGAACGCGGTGACATATCCGGCATCGGTCGCGGTATAGCCCAGCGACGTTTGCAGCCATTGCGGAATGATCACGACCGAGGCGAAGAAGGTGCCGAAACTGAACGACAGCGCCGCCACCGACACGGTGAACCCCCGGTGCCGGAACACGCGCAGGTCGACGATCGGATTGCCCTCCGTCATCTCCCAGATGATGAACGTTACAAAGCCGATCGCAGCCACCACCGCGCAGCCGACGATGAAGCTCGACCCGAACCAGTCATGCTCGCGCCCTAGGTCCAGCATCACCTGCAACGCCGCGATCCAGATCACCATCAGGATCAGGCCGACCCGGTCGATCGGCACCACCATCGTCTCGGTCTCCTTGGAGCGCAGCAGCGTGAAGACGCCGACGATGCAGAAGACCGCGATGGGCAGGTTGATGTAGAAGATCCACGGCCATGACCAGTTGTCGCTAATCGTGCCGCCCAGGATCGGCCCCAGGATCGGCGCGGTCACCGTGGTCATCGCCCACGCACCCATTGCCGCGGCCCGCCGCTCCGGCGGAAAGATCCGCAGCAACAGCGTCTGGGTCAATGGCATCAGCGGCCCGCCGCAAAACCCCTGCCCGATGCGAAACGCGACCATCAGCCCGAGCGTCGGCGCCAGCCCGCACAGCGCGGAGAAAGCCGCAAAGCCGATCATCGCGGCCATGAACACCCGCACCGTGCCGAACCGGCGAACCAGCCAGCCGGTCAGCGGCACACAGATCGCCTCCGCCACCGAATAGGAGGTGACGACCCACGTCCCTTGTGTCGCCGACACGCCCAGCCCGCCCGATATGTGCGGGACCGAGACGTTGGCGATGGTCGTGTCCAGCACCACCATGAAGTTGGTGAGCGCCAGCACGAACCCGGCCAGCAACAGCCGGCCACCGGTCAGCGGCTTGTCTTCCTGAATTGGGGCAGCGGCGGAGGCCATCGTTTCCGCAACCTCAGCGATCGCCCGAGATATCGATCTCGGCATCCATG encodes the following:
- a CDS encoding aldose epimerase family protein, translating into MTIAILLAAAAQTSAADPTVTLRNARGMVVRVIPQGAIITAIEVPDRNGRMANVVLGYPTPADYRTKVRKNGFGATIGRYAGRIDNARFPLDGRTIQLTANDGVNALHGGGDQGFDTVDWTVTRAAGKQDRATFTLVSPDGFQGFPGQVTVTLTYHVLADNTLRMDYTARTTRPTVINLTNHSYYNLAGEGSGSVRGQRLQLNATRYVAADAAGIPTGALPPVAGTPLDFRCARAIGDDLDSTTPPMNGRGYNHAWLFDKPAGKLAPVARLSDPVSGRTMTVATTEPSVQAYTGGYIDGQDAGPSGHVYQPGDGIALEMQHISDSPNHPAFPSTLLTPARPYRQTTTLHFGVTDGKDDACK
- a CDS encoding DUF2231 domain-containing protein — translated: MNDDTLHGGLVDPITEKPHFNRTDSKIAVAGHPIHAMLVAFPIALTSCTLGADVLYWWTGDAFWARAGLWAAGAGFLFGLLAGLSGTAELLLVRGIRSRSASWTHFVIAVMLLSIIGANWGYRLTGYEQAVLPYGLLLSLFAVGFTGFTGWHGGKLVFEYQIGVSSTGS
- a CDS encoding CopD family protein, translating into MTGFAGLAVSFVKFVHIAALVIWCAGLFALPLMLGKHEAGEAQSDYARLRLLTHDSYAFIVTPAAVIAIAAGTALIYLRGVFVPWMFAKLVAVGLLVALHCWTGHVVMLMSERRGSYTPPSPVPLLAGSFATMIAVLLLVLGKPVVPDLVPDWLTKPQNRQLPVDETPI
- a CDS encoding cytochrome c oxidase subunit II, whose translation is MAVTTPLMLMGCTVAPLSTLDPAGPHAGSIARLWWVMLAGAGILSALVFVLLALSFRRRATPGRAKAGVWIGALGLAMPVAVLGALLIYALLAGVATLPTPAADTVRIAAESRRYGWRFTTTSGRASEGVLHMPAGRPVDLAITSVDVIHSLWIPRLAGKMDAIPGHTNVLRVRADRRGTYRGECAEYCGIGHKDHGFTVIAHDAAGWAAWVGGGTAGNMGGER
- a CDS encoding DHA2 family efflux MFS transporter permease subunit, with translation MASAAAPIQEDKPLTGGRLLLAGFVLALTNFMVVLDTTIANVSVPHISGGLGVSATQGTWVVTSYSVAEAICVPLTGWLVRRFGTVRVFMAAMIGFAAFSALCGLAPTLGLMVAFRIGQGFCGGPLMPLTQTLLLRIFPPERRAAAMGAWAMTTVTAPILGPILGGTISDNWSWPWIFYINLPIAVFCIVGVFTLLRSKETETMVVPIDRVGLILMVIWIAALQVMLDLGREHDWFGSSFIVGCAVVAAIGFVTFIIWEMTEGNPIVDLRVFRHRGFTVSVAALSFSFGTFFASVVIIPQWLQTSLGYTATDAGYVTAFNGVLAVIFSPIVAKLTNKYDPRALVCFGIFWLGVTSTLRTFWFSGADFWILAAPQFVQGLGMPFFFVPLTIIALGAVDPEETASAAGLMSFLRTLAAAIGTSIGATLWQNDAQASRAELAGILNGPDQVIARAAQSGLSAEQGRGMIERLVDQESFALATNHLFAVAAVIFFLSATIIWLAPRPPKAVDTSAAH
- a CDS encoding NAD(P)/FAD-dependent oxidoreductase; this encodes MNDTNAKAGLGPSGQSDAHRVLIVGGGVAGLDLAGTLAGHKELDVALIDLATAHVWKPMLHSIAAGTHDVARVGVPYLAQARQHGFLYHPGRATAVDLDARCVTVDAFDRDGLTLLPERHLPYDTLVLAVGSEANDFGVPGVADHARHIDTLHEAVAYRDATAPRLVQAAQAGRPHRVAIVGGGATGVQFAAELLQIADTVDDFGIDGARAAMQVTLLDKGDRLLVAFPPPVSAAARERLEQLGVTVRLNVDVARAEADALILKNGEEIAADFIVWAAGVRASPLAASLDALERGPASRIVIDAHCRTSRPEVFALGDCAALTPNGADTPLPPTAQVAFRQAVYLGRHLPAMIAGRSVPDFRYRDAGALVSLADYDAYGALGDFGFFKGGIKNGFFRGRLAQAGHALLYRRHQARLHGAPRAAGLWLSDVVTARTRPIEKLE
- a CDS encoding cytochrome c oxidase assembly protein, whose product is MLNGSYCGPSPLPGTLLAHWNFDPVLIAGLIGLMLLGRSMPLMERRYLLGAVAALAVAFVSPLCALSVALFSARAVHHLLLVGVAAPLLAAAAGRRVRVGMATGLAAGTASLWLWHVPALYDAALADKALYWAMQVTLLAGAWAFWRAVFVAAPAVAAAGIAGGAAQMGMLGAILSFAPRPLYASHLATTVPYGMGPLGDQQLAGLLMWVVGLLPYAVAAGWLGRRGWHRLSPGVPT
- the ctaD gene encoding cytochrome c oxidase subunit I translates to MRALRLHRTLDAIWRTEPGWRGWLRSVNHSDIGKRFIIAAFTFFAIGGVLAMLIRAQLATPNSAFVGPAVYNQIFTMHGSIMMFLFAIPMFEGLAMYILPKMLGARDLAFPRLSSLGWWCYLFGGTIIVGSMLAGVAPDAGWFLYPPLSGKQWTPGINSDVWLLGITFVEVSAMCAAIEIAVSILKLRAGDMRLDRMPILAWYLLATAGMMIFGFPPLILGSILLEVERAFGWPFYTAALGGDPLLWQHLFWLFGHPEVYIIFLPAAGAVSTILPVMARTRLLGYGAIVAAVLALAFLSFGLWVHHMFTTGIPHMALGFFSAASTLVAIPTAVQIFAWLGTLWNGRPEMKLPMLYLIGFFIVFVLGGLTGVMLAVVPFDTQAHDTAFVTAHLHYVLVGGFVFPMLAAAYYWLPHFTGRGRVMRIGEAAFWLIFVGFNLTFFGMHLTGLLGMPRRIDTYSEEMGWTALNLISSVGGFVQAFGFALFLIDVVLKTRLGQRVRRDPWNADTLEWAMPIPAPSYNFASLARVSSREPRDDVPDLAVRLARGDGLLASAESGRRETLAVDMTTGTPEHVAILPGNSWLPIATAATLGGFFLLMLAGLYPFAPLFLIGTAWLVWRWAWSNGSRADIGAIDAGDGLRLPTSFEAQGTTGWWGSIFALSASATLFASLLFGYAFLWTVAPNWPPPELTQAATIEPVLAILGAALATLAVRVRRATLAAAGQGAILLALAALIALRMPSPSSHAYAATSAAVAAYGIFHAGVAMLMWLFIRARSRAGFHSPARDAEPRIATLWSDHAAGAGAFAAMLLVIPGWLA
- a CDS encoding outer membrane beta-barrel protein; translation: MMHRIALGAAALLFTAPAEAQMFVDVFAGRSLPEAQPATITANEARVNDTVVPAQLRVDVRRLNPSNSTIFGARVGFWSGAVGVAVDASTLDPDIRQQTVRATANLRFDETVFGERVVIDPGRDVTVDVPHLGVPTTATFALLAMARLPRDRGVQPYAFAGPAYLITDSDLSGDWGLRAGGGLRLPLSGRFSLFGEYRYTQVDASAVAGRISGSVQGVIADSGAITVSTRLRNHAGVGGLSIRL